The following proteins are encoded in a genomic region of Nitrospiraceae bacterium:
- a CDS encoding glycosyltransferase family 9 protein — MDITPQRILVIKLSSLGDIVHALPAVAGLRQRFPHARLTWMVKEIWAPILEGNPDIDDLLAVNVSWQNWPHIFRTLRRGQFDLVVDFQGLFRSGIFGVMTGAQTRVGFARAREGATWFYTHRVPLPETKPSPWRLLEIHAVDRNVAITTFLGGRSSTPVFHLPQSSTDRLATETMLQDAHVQDHEHLIALAPWTRSAMKSWPFKRFVDLASELVQWPDVRVVLLGGASEIPAAGEFDCLVPQGLINLVGRLSLPQLPSLLRRMHLLIGNDSALIHLAAGVGIPVLAVFGPTHPKATGPYPLGNHVILRRELPCSPCGARRCRNPHYLECLELISLEDLFREVKGIVGSFSHRRNDRMPATPSSANP; from the coding sequence ATGGACATCACTCCTCAGCGCATCCTGGTCATCAAATTAAGTTCGCTGGGCGATATTGTTCATGCCCTTCCAGCCGTGGCTGGGTTGCGTCAGCGGTTTCCGCACGCCCGACTGACCTGGATGGTTAAAGAGATCTGGGCGCCGATTCTGGAAGGGAATCCCGATATTGATGACCTTTTGGCTGTGAATGTGTCTTGGCAGAATTGGCCGCATATCTTTCGGACACTCCGAAGAGGACAGTTTGATCTGGTTGTGGATTTTCAAGGGCTGTTCCGTTCAGGGATCTTTGGCGTGATGACCGGAGCCCAAACCCGTGTGGGGTTTGCGAGAGCCAGGGAAGGAGCGACCTGGTTTTATACTCACCGGGTGCCTCTCCCGGAGACGAAGCCTTCCCCCTGGCGTTTGTTGGAGATCCATGCCGTTGACCGGAATGTCGCGATCACCACATTTCTGGGCGGACGCTCATCTACTCCGGTGTTCCATCTGCCTCAATCCTCTACCGATCGTCTTGCCACTGAAACGATGCTTCAGGATGCACACGTTCAGGACCATGAACACCTGATTGCTTTAGCACCTTGGACACGGTCTGCCATGAAGTCCTGGCCGTTTAAACGGTTTGTGGATCTGGCCAGTGAATTGGTGCAGTGGCCCGATGTTCGTGTTGTGCTGTTGGGTGGAGCGTCAGAGATCCCTGCTGCCGGGGAATTTGATTGTCTCGTGCCACAGGGTCTGATCAATCTGGTCGGACGACTGTCTCTTCCCCAATTGCCCTCACTTTTGCGAAGAATGCATCTGCTTATTGGAAACGATTCGGCCCTCATTCACCTTGCAGCGGGAGTGGGAATTCCCGTGCTCGCGGTCTTTGGCCCCACGCATCCCAAAGCGACAGGTCCTTATCCCTTGGGCAACCATGTTATTCTGCGCAGGGAATTGCCCTGCAGTCCCTGTGGAGCACGAAGGTGCAGAAATCCCCACTATCTGGAATGCCTGGAATTGATCTCGCTCGAGGATCTTTTTCGTGAGG